A genomic region of Torulaspora delbrueckii CBS 1146 chromosome 7, complete genome contains the following coding sequences:
- the PKP2 gene encoding protein kinase PKP2 (similar to Saccharomyces cerevisiae YGL059W; ancestral locus Anc_6.110), whose protein sequence is MNRFTSQSVRLKHSVHTPDISQIPNFTKYSPIKPINEELAPYVLETMKAFPSRSKHINQQHYYHNRTVLIQDYLRKRPHPMSLTQLAQYYDDSSQLTKQKIITSGKFVKEELSIRMAHKLNSLQQLPFHVVNNFHFVQVYESYYNIFERFRKYPTIRTIDDNWRFAAFLRQILQDFNSLNLPHLIMGALECTILELYPQDKMDELLSSLLRARISRRLIVEEHISITSNYASGKKENTLVLGDIFQECSAKEYIVDASKMCQKFIQDMYFEKVPLPELIIDGELDLKFYFLPTHLKYLLGEILRNTYEATVKDYIRQGLEKPQPIVITIVKNDESFIFRISDRAGGVPHNDKNIWSFGKSKERASESLENFHRLPGLQTVSLYDHLYQTKHAVSVDKANQPYRHTSLEPMSHSNLTSGKFRFETPLIRLMERSYRYKLGIGLAMCKVYAEYWNGDLTLHSLPGYGTDTVLKLGNLMHTPRKQQLDKV, encoded by the coding sequence ATGAATCGGTTCACGTCGCAGTCAGTGCGACTCAAGCATTCCGTCCATACTCCAGATATCTCGCAGATACCAAACTTTACCAAATACTCGCCGATCAAACCCATCAATGAAGAGTTGGCGCCATACGTACTGGAGACCATGAAGGCCTTTCCCAGTCGATCTAAGCACATTAATCAACAGCACTATTACCACAACCGTACTGTGCTGATACAGGATTATCTAAGAAAAAGACCCCATCCCATGTCATTGACCCAATTGGCCCAGTACTATGATGACTCATCGCAATTGACAAAGCAAAAGATCATAACATCAGGTAAATTCGTTAAGGAGGAACTATCCATCAGAATGGCACATAAGTTGAATTCGTTGCAACAATTGCCATTCCATGTGGTGAACAATTTCCATTTTGTTCAAGTTTACGAGTCCTACTAcaatatttttgaaagattcagaAAGTACCCAACGATACGAACCATTGATGACAATTGGAGATTTGCAGCATTCTTGCGTCAGATTTTACAGGATTTTAATTCTTTAAACCTTCCCCATTTAATAATGGGAGCCCTCGAATGCACAATTCTGGAGTTATACCCGCAGGACAAGATGGACGAGTTGTTGTCTAGTCTCCTGAGAGCTCGTATCTCTAGAAGACTGATCGTTGAAGAGCATATTAGTATTACATCCAATTATGCCAGtggaaagaaagaaaatacGTTGGTCTTAGGTGACATTTTCCAAGAATGCTCTGCCAAAGAATACATCGTCGATGCCAGCAAAATGTGTCAAAAGTTCATCCAGGACATGTATTTCGAGAAAGTTCCACTTCCCGAGCTTATAATCGATGGTGAGCTTGATCTGAAGTTTTATTTCCTGCCGACTCATCTTAAATACCTGCTCGGTGAAATACTGAGGAACACTTACGAAGCAACTGTCAAGGACTATATCAGGCAGGGCCTGGAGAAACCACAACCAATTGTTATTACAATTGTGAAAAATGATGAGTCCTTCATTTTCCGTATATCAGATCGTGCTGGTGGAGTGCCACATAACGATAAAAACATATGGTCTTTCGGCAAATCTAAGGAGCGTGCAAGTGAATCACTTGAAAACTTTCACCGCTTACCAGGCCTACAAACAGTGTCCCTCTACGACCATTTATATCAAACAAAGCATGCAGTATCCGTTGACAAGGCCAATCAACCATACAGGCACACATCTCTCGAACCCATGAGCCATTCTAATCTCACAAGCGGCAAGTTCAGGTTTGAAACACCATTAATAAGGCTCATGGAAAGATCCTATCGCTACAAACTTGGAATCGGTCTTGCTATGTGTAAAGTGTACGCCGAATACTGGAACGGGGACCTAACTCTACACTCACTCCCAGGGTATGGTACCGACACCGTTTTAAAGCTAGGAAACCTGATGCACACTCCAAGGAAGCAACAGCTGGATAAGGTCTAA
- the DUO1 gene encoding Duo1p (similar to Saccharomyces cerevisiae DUO1 (YGL061C); ancestral locus Anc_6.114), whose protein sequence is MDDSTVNKLIPQMFDQMRSNLGIKPREHDDGHGHYLDSSAQGSAINTQSLLKELGSLDKIIPMIEAVDSLLQKAVPSHLNRLHEICKSTNAMLDSWVSIQSHAGYVHNLMDSDKYLKYCDTQLNSGDAVTAEAIIAEEMKDIESLREQIANEGNKKLNREQKPSSDGPVSVRGPTSAGKVNKNKSIIRSRVQRPSAIPSVTSRITRPTASSSRKMFR, encoded by the coding sequence ATGGATGACTCGACTGTGAACAAGCTTATCCCACAGATGTTCGATCAGATGAGATCGAATCTGGGCATCAAGCCTCGGGAGCATGACGATGGACACGGTCATTACCTTGATTCATCGGCGCAAGGTTCTGCGATTAATACACAATCATTGTTGAAGGAGCTGGGCTCTCTAGACAAGATAATTCCGATGATTGAGGCGGTGGATAGTTTATTACAGAAGGCAGTACCGTCGCACCTCAATCGGCTACATGAAATCTGCAAATCCACCAACGCTATGCTGGATTCCTGGGTGAGTATTCAGTCTCATGCTGGTTATGTACACAATTTAATGGACTCAGATAAGTATTTGAAATACTGTGATACTCAACTTAATTCTGGCGATGCGGTTACTGCGGAAGCCATCATcgcagaagaaatgaaagATATCGAGTCTCTCAGAGAGCAAATCGCTAATGAGGGGAATAAGAAGTTAAATCGCGAACAAAAACCTTCGTCAGATGGCCCAGTGAGCGTAAGAGGACCCACTAGCGCTGGAAAAGTTAACAAGAATAAATCCATTATACGCTCAAGGGTTCAAAGACCGTCAGCAATACCAAGCGTTACGTCCAGAATAACGAGGCCGACGGCTAGTAGTTCGAGGAAGATGTTTCGGTAG
- the YBP1 gene encoding Ybp1p (similar to Saccharomyces cerevisiae YBP1 (YBR216C) and YBP2 (YGL060W); ancestral locus Anc_6.112): MESIETICDNLEKAFTDQKDDPVSLVTIIDMYNDQVNTEYTKEERVQYLKKLYSVLSENPDVVSEIGWDLPKGLLKFHSLENLLPHQGLRNNAIVVTIMNCFHEIALHGNPKECLLTGCQLLSDLSVEELAQEVEDYNKAKEAEGSKEVSAEESEFGVKLQNPVEYLLGLNSYVLFELIQSVLRRIQSLYPSKFLGMAVSAICKFLRSNIDSIDNTAFVLRRIFTFCKNYTPMQAPLDSEIIGELDKKELASIADDEAALQGKVLRSLSTFAIGYCLKNKQLRIDVRYYSSFAGGQLNEVPYMKEVVEVCSRFYQLAYSFDIDIKEEFVNLLKETKNIYRSLPSESDIANDEANRAIGQVVYQLSYTYQLQKLTKPEGLELDPLGILVLSGLHYLQTKQHLSSEISVQDAIYLYIRCSTPALFSALFSSKVAEEVSRYWLWVSITNTSYKVLKKQLSEIPSYISSVFLQMMLLTTCNQTNEQARMINFTLLTRIMCLMPEETTFSFTLDTLLTCPYVKPKICILGILKDLMLKTRQCKQEQDISTQLKDLKIKESSSVGVNEPPALPPREFVSINDDRMASLHSVALIAITKAAEEKANKEDLILLQNYLNFFAALRNKWDKSLLKAINEEVGGHFDVNESETTPEIGFIIIANETLGKDL; encoded by the coding sequence ATGGAGAGCATTGAGACTATTTGTGATAACTTGGAGAAGGCTTTCACCGACCAGAAAGACGATCCGGTCTCTCTGGTGACCATTATTGACATGTACAATGACCAGGTCAACACGGAGTACACAAAGGAGGAAAGAGTGCAATACTTGAAAAAACTTTACAGTGTTCTTTCCGAGAATCCTGATGTCGTCAGTGAAATTGGTTGGGATTTGCCCAAGGGATTGctgaaatttcattctttggAGAACCTTCTTCCACATCAGGGATTGAGAAACAATGCCATTGTGGTTACTATCATGAACTGCTTTCACGAAATTGCTTTGCACGGCAATCCTAAAGAATGCTTGCTTACTGGCTGTCAATTACTCTCAGACCTTTCTGTAGAAGAGCTTGCGCAAGAGGTGGAAGATTACAACAAGGCAAAGGAAGCAGAAGGTTCAAAAGAAGTATCAGCTGAAGAGAGTGAATTTGGTGTCAAGCTGCAAAATCCAGTAGAGTACCTTCTCGGTCTAAACAGTTACGTGCTTTTTGAGCTCATTCAATCAGTCCTTAGACGTATTCAAAGCTTATATCCATCAAAATTCCTTGGTATGGCGGTTTCGGCTATTTGCAAGTTTTTAAGATCAAACATTGACAGCATTGACAACACCGCGTTTGTCTTACGTAGAATCTTCACTTTCTGCAAGAACTATACCCCCATGCAAGCGCCTTTGGACTCTGAGATTATCGGCGAGTTAGACAAAAAGGAATTGGCAAGTATTGCTGATGACGAAGCTGCTTTACAAGGGAAAGTTTTACGCAGTTTGAGCACTTTTGCTATAGGCTACtgtttgaagaataaaCAATTGAGAATTGATGTACGATACTACTCATCTTTTGCGGGAGGACAACTCAACGAAGTTCCATATATGAAGGAGGTCGTCGAAGTTTGCTCAAGATTTTATCAGCTGGCTTATTCCTTCGATAttgatatcaaagaagaatttgtgaaccttctcaaagaaactaAAAACATATACAGATCCTTACCCTCAGAATCAGATATTGCCAATGATGAAGCTAATCGTGCAATTGGGCAAGTGGTCTACCAGCTTTCTTACACTTATCAGTTACAAAAGTTAACAAAACCAGAAGGGCTTGAATTAGATCCACTAGGCATACTCGTTCTATCGGGGCTGCACTATTTGCAAACCAAACAACACTTAAGCTCAGAAATTAGCGTGCAGGATGCAATTTACCTGTACATTCGATGCTCGACGCCTGCTTTGTTCTCCGCCCTCTTCTCGAGTAAGGTTGCCGAAGAAGTTTCTCGTTATTGGTTGTGGGTCTCCATTACCAATACGAGTTAcaaagtgttgaagaaacagctTTCAGAAATCCCATCATATATCAGCAGCGTCTTTTTACAGATGATGTTACTCACAACCTGCAATCAAACTAATGAACAAGCACGCATGATAAATTTTACTCTTCTGACCCGTATTATGTGTTTGATGCCAGAGGAAACAACCTTTTCTTTCACTTTGGATACTTTGCTAACATGTCCATACGTTAAACCCAAGATTTGTATTCTTGGTATTTTGAAGGACTTGATGTTGAAAACACGTCAATGCAAACAAGAACAGGATATTTCAACGCAGcttaaagatttgaagataaaAGAATCGAGCTCTGTTGGGGTTAATGAGCCACCGGCGCTACCGCCAAGGGAATTTGTCTCAATCAATGACGATAGGATGGCATCCTTACATAGCGTTGCATTGATAGCTATTACTAAGGCCGCCGAGGAGAAAGCCAACAAAGAGGACCTGATTCTTCTACAAAATTACCTGAACTTTTTCGCTGCACTAAGAAATAAATGGGACAAAAGTTTATTGAAGGCAataaatgaagaagttggtgGTCACTTCGACGTTAATGAGTCGGAGACAACGCCGGAAATCGGTTTCATAATAATTGCCAACGAAACGTTGGGCAAAGATTTGTGA
- the HPC2 gene encoding Hpc2p (similar to Saccharomyces cerevisiae HPC2 (YBR215W); ancestral locus Anc_6.111), with protein sequence MPGNRTHDEEPIKGADQNKRKAPKEETLKAVKKAKKDSIRIPNIAQELAKNRNQVKGTSPSPVVKLSSSPFPLVTDGKVSKSETDTDVDDSSATSGQVTVKTERLRISSLLSSGENQDGNSLQSQSPLPQSPSEQPRLSSLPPKVILPTQKFGESALETKGSPIDPSILVARISSPVHLPPDKFRGALKRFHSIGAVDCTEKVESEGLTKATVPSKLKSETTLEVVKKASKKPTTSKSTSQKVTSSEGAAKKDSAATSKNADTKKKTAAKKASVKKEPATKKEPGSKKESTAKKESATKKEATAKKEPATKKEPAAKKDPAGKKEPTTKKEQGAKKETNTKKESGAKKETTGKTEAAGKKESSTKKEASAKKETTGKTEAAGKKESSTKKEASAKKEPSVKKEPTPSTKAKTPKKLVAAPPIKSPSLLEVFERGKSTKEAEDPTIILDIPLYSAQDNEYLDENGQVVFNVCKLVHDNLTAQNGHGGADVKVAKRNLLSQLNGGSRQIESTEDDDEEDIVEVDDDGDDDEEDEGEDEKTTASPKKKSHPNKGKSLIGKYDTEDPFIDDTELLWEEQRAATKDGFFVFFGPLIEKGHYASLERADGTMKRGGVKNK encoded by the coding sequence ATGCCTGGTAATAGGACTCATGATGAAGAACCTATAAAAGGAGCAGATCAAAACAAGAGAAAGGCCCCAAAAGAGGAAACGTTGAAAGCGGTAAAAaaagccaagaaagataGTATACGTATACCAAATATTGCACAGGAACTAGCCAAAAACAGGAATCAAGTAAAAGGCACTTCGCCGTCTCCAGTAGTCAAGCTATCGTCTTCACCGTTCCCTCTAGTAACTGATGGTAAAGTTTCCAAGAGCGAGACTGATACGGATGTGGATGATTCATCTGCGACAAGCGGTCAGGTTACTGTAAAGACCGAGAGGCTcagaatttcttctcttctttcttctggtGAGAATCAAGATGGGAATTCGTTGCAAAGCCAGAGTCCACTTCCCCAATCTCCATCAGAGCAACCTAGGCTTTCCTCACTCCCCCCAAAGGTTATTCTGCCGACTCAGAAGTTTGGCGAGAGTGCATTAGAAACTAAAGGCTCACCGATTGATCCCAGCATCCTAGTTGCTCGAATAAGTTCACCAGTACACTTGCCACCCGACAAATTCCGAGGAGCACTAAAGAGGTTTCATAGTATTGGCGCAGTTGACTGTACTGAAAAGGTTGAGAGCGAAGGTTTGACAAAAGCAACAGTACCGTCGAAACTTAAGAGTGAGACTACACTTGAAGTCGTCAAGAAAGCTTCCAAAAAACCAACCACCTCCAAGAGCACCTCCCAAAAGGTCACTTCCAGCGAAGGAGCGGCGAAGAAAGATTCAGCTGCCACTAGTAAGAACGCAGAcacgaagaagaagactgcTGCGAAGAAGGCTTCTGTAAAGAAAGAGCCGGCCACGAAGAAAGAACCAGGCTCAAAGAAGGAATCAACCGCTAAGAAGGAATCAGcgaccaagaaggaagcAACTGCCAAGAAGGAACCAGCTACAAAGAAAGAGCCAGCTGCCAAGAAAGACCCTGCCGGTAAGAAAGAACCAACTACCAAGAAGGAGCAAGGTGCCAAAAAGGAAACAaataccaagaaagaatctGGCGCCAAGAAGGAGACAACTGGGAAGACAGAAGCCGCtggaaagaaagaatccAGTACTAAAAAGGAAGCTAGCGCCAAAAAGGAGACAACTGGGAAGACAGAAGCCGCtggaaagaaagaatccagtaccaagaaggaagctAGCGCTAAAAAGGAGCCAAGTGTGAAGAAGGAACCTACTCCATCAACAAAGGCTAAAACACCCAAAAAACTAGTCGCAGCGCCTCCAATTAAGTCTCCATCTCTTTTAGAAGTCTTTGAGCGTGGCAAGTCGAcgaaagaagcagaagatcCAACAATAATTTTAGATATTCCTCTTTACTCTGCACAGGACAATGAGTATCTAGATGAGAATGGTCAAGTGGTTTTCAATGTTTGCAAACTAGTTCATGATAATTTGACGGCTCAAAATGGACATGGAGGTGCAGATGTTAAAGTAGCAAAACGAAACCTTTTAAGCCAGCTCAATGGTGGTAGTCGACAGATTGAAAGCacagaagatgatgatgaagaagatatcgTTGAAGTAGACGAcgatggtgatgatgatgaggaggatgaaggtgaagacGAGAAGACTACTGCATCGcccaaaaaaaaatcacATCCAAATAAAGGCAAAAGTCTGATAGGTAAATATGATACTGAAGATCCATTCATCGATGATACTGAGCTGCTATGGGAAGAGCAACGTGCTGCGACAAAGGATGGGTTTTTCGTCTTTTTCGGTCCTCTGATTGAGAAGGGACATTATGCTAGCCTTGAGAGGGCTGACGGGACGATGAAAAGAGGTGGTGTAAAGAATAAGTAG
- the ATG12 gene encoding Atg12p (similar to Saccharomyces cerevisiae ATG12 (YBR217W); ancestral locus Anc_6.113) → MSRILESESDNDESGQSSLANSGSADVANVGRDNSSDANSNVIQRRLEQFSRRLSMLGLMSSQEIEEKDGEEQPDVIESQGLAPLRQEVPMTASLILNKLPKATNEALEKSQQASSKKSHQDKQLKVQIKFQPIGSIAQITPSVCKISATQPFALISTFLTRSLKVSQVYCYINNSFAPNPQQIVGDLWSQFKVDNELIVSYCGTVAFG, encoded by the coding sequence ATGAGCCGGATTTTAGAGAGTGAGAGTGATAATGATGAATCTGGACAGTCGAGTTTGGCTAATTCTGGGTCTGCAGATGTAGCGAATGTTGGTCGAGATAACAGCAGTGATGCCAATTCAAATGTGATTCAAAGACGACTGGAGCAGTTCAGTAGGAGACTATCGATGCTTGGGCTAATGAGCAGTCAGGAAatagaagaaaaagatggAGAAGAGCAACCAGATGTCATCGAATCTCAAGGTCTAGCGCCACTGAGGCAGGAAGTACCGATGACCGCTTCACTCATACTGAATAAGCTACCGAAGGCTACCAATGAGGCTCTTGAGAAGAGCCAACaggcttcttcaaagaagtcACATCAAGACAAACAGCTTAAAGTTCAAATAAAGTTCCAACCGATCGGTTCCATTGCACAAATCACACCATCCGTTTGCAAGATATCAGCTACTCAACCTTTCGCGTTGATATCGACCTTCCTGACGAGAAGCCTGAAAGTAAGTCAGGTCTACTGCTATATCAACAATTCATTTGCCCCCAATCCACAACAAATAGTCGGTGACCTATGGTCTCAGTTTAAGGTCGATAACGAGCTCATTGTCAGCTACTGCGGGACGGTAGCATTTGGCTGA
- the PYC2 gene encoding pyruvate carboxylase 2 (similar to Saccharomyces cerevisiae PYC2 (YBR218C) and PYC1 (YGL062W); ancestral locus Anc_6.115) translates to MSKNKRFAGLRDNFSLLGEKNKLLVANRGEIPIRIFRSAHELSMRTVAIYSHEDRLSMHKLKSDEAYVIGEEGKYTPVGAYLAIDEIIEIAKQHNVDFIHPGYGFLSENSEFAKKVADNGITWIGPPADVIDAVGDKVSARNLALKADVPTVPGTPGPIENVQEAKAFVEKYGYPVIIKAAFGGGGRGMRVVREGDDIEDAFQRATSEARTAFGNGTCFIERFLVKPKHIEVQLLADNYGNVVHLFERDCSVQRRHQKVVEVAPAKTLPVEVRNAILTDAVKLAHTAGYRNAGTAEFLVDNQNRHYFIEINPRIQVEHTITEEITGIDIVAAQIQIAAGASLEQLGLMQDRITTRGFAIQCRITTEDPSKNFQPDTGRLEVYRSAGGNGVRLDGGNAFAGAIISPHYDSMLVKCSCSGSTYEIVRRKMIRALIEFRIRGVKTNIPFLLTLLTNPVFVNGDYWTTFIDDTPQLFQMISSQNRAQKLLHYLADLAVNGSSIKGQLGVPKLTTHPTIPHLHDAQGEIINVNSAAPPAGWRQILLDYGPKEFAKQVRDFDGTLIMDTTWRDAHQSLLATRVRTYDLAAIAPTTAHALSGAFALECWGGATFDVAMRFLHEDPWERLRILRKLVPNIPFQMLLRGANGVAYSSLPDNAIDHFVKQAKENGVDIFRVFDALNDLEQLKVGVDAVKKAGGVVEATVCYSGDMLQPGKKYNLDYYLEVTGKIVEMGTHILGIKDMAGTMKPSAARLLIGSIRAKYPDLPIHVHTHDSAGTAVASMAACALAGADVVDVATNSMSGLTSQPSMNALLASLDGQINTNIDVQHTRELDAYWAEMRLLYSCFEADLKGPDPEVYEHEIPGGQLTNLLFQAQQLGLGEKWAETKRAYKEANYLLGDLVKVTPTSKVVGDLAQFMVSNKLTSGDVKRLASSLDFPDSVMDFFEGLIGQPYGGFPEPLRTDILKNKRRKLTCRPGLELAPFDLEKIREDLQDRFGDIDECDVASYNMYPKVYEDFHKIKERYGDLSVLPTKNFLSPPKIGEEIEVTIEKGKTLIIKHQAVGDLNKETGVREVYFELNGELRKIPVVDKSQKVESVAKPKADGHDPLQVGAPMAGVIVEVKVHKGSLVKKGEPVAVLSAMKMEMVISAQADGQVKEVYINDGDNVDASDLLVVLEEAVPAEN, encoded by the coding sequence ATGTCCAAGAACAAGAGGTTTGCTGGATTGAGGGACAACTTCAGTCTTCTCGGtgagaagaacaagttgCTGGTGGCAAACAGAGGTGAAATTCCAATCAGAATCTTCAGATCTGCCCATGAATTGTCAATGAGAACAGTGGCGATTTATTCGCACGAAGATCGTCTATCTATGcacaaattgaaatctgaCGAAGCTTATGTGATCGGTGAAGAGGGCAAATATACACCTGTCGGTGCATACTTGGCCATTGACGAAATTATTGAGATCGCTAAGCAACATAATGTGGACTTCATCCATCCTGGTTATGGTTTCTTGTCTGAAAACTCTGAGtttgccaagaaagttGCTGATAATGGGATTACTTGGATTGGTCCTCCAGCTGATGTTATTGACGCAGTTGGTGACAAAGTCTCTGCCAGAAATTTGGCTTTGAAGGCTGATGTGCCTACCGTTCCAGGTACTCCAGGTCCAATTGAGAACGTTCAGGAAGCTAAGGCTTTTGTCGAAAAATACGGGTACCCTGTTATCATTAAGGCTGcctttggtggtggtggtagAGGTATGAGAGTTGTTCGTGAAGGtgatgatattgaggatgCTTTCCAACGTGCTACTTCAGAAGCTCGTACAGCTTTCGGTAATGGTACCTGTTTCATCGAGAGATTCTTGGTTAAGCCAAAGCACattgaagttcaattgcttgCTGATAACTACGGTAACGTTGTTCACCTGTTTGAAAGAGACTGTTCCGTTCAAAGAAGACATCAAAAGGTTGTCGAAGTGGCTCCAGCCAAGACTTTGCCTGTGGAAGTACGTAATGCTATCCTAACTGATGCAGTTAAGCTGGCTCATACCGCTGGGTACAGAAACGCTGGTACCGCAGAGTTCTTGGTCGACAACCAAAACAGACATTATTTCATCGAAATTAATCCCAGAATTCAAGTCGAACATACTATCACTGAGGAAATCACTGGTATCGATATCGTTGCTGCACAGATTCAAATCGCAGCAGGTGCTTCCTTGGAGCAATTGGGTCTAATGCAAGATAGAATCACTACCCGTGGGTTTGCAATTCAGTGTCGTATCACTACCGAAGATCCTTCTAAGAATTTCCAACCAGATACCGGTAGATTGGAAGTTTACCGTTCCGCTGGTGGTAATGGTGTTAGATTGGATGGTGGTAACGCATTTGCAGGTGCTATTATCTCCCCACATTACGATTCTATGTTGGTCAAGTGTTCTTGTTCTGGTTCCACGTACGAAATCGTTCGTCGTAAGATGATCAGAGCTTTGATCGAATTCAGAATCAGAGGTGTCAAGACTAATATTCCATTTTTGTTGACCTTGTTGACGAACCCAGTATTTGTTAACGGTGACTATTGGACAACATTCATCGATGATACCCCCCAATTGTTCCAAATGATCTCGTCTCAAAACAGAGCTCAAAAACTATTGCACTATTTGGCTGATTTGGCTGTTAATGGTTCTTCGATTAAGGGTCAATTGGGTGTGCCAAAATTGACTACGCACCCAACTATTCCACATTTGCATGATGCTCAAGGTGAGATCATTAACGTTAACTCTGCTGCTCCGCCAGCTGGATGGAGACAAATTCTATTGGACTATGGTCCAAAGGAATTTGCTAAGCAAGTGAGAGATTTCGATGGTACTTTGATCATGGATACCACTTGGAGAGATGCTCATCAGTCTTTGTTGGCTACTAGAGTTAGAACTTACGATTTGGCTGCCATTGCACCAACTACAGCCCACGCCCTATCTGGTGCTTTTGCTTTGGAATGTTGGGGTGGTGCCACTTTCGATGTCGCTATGAGATTCCTACACGAAGACCCATGGGAACGTCTaagaattttgagaaagttgGTTCCAAACATTCCTTTCCAAATGCTATTACGTGGTGCTAACGGTGTTGCTTATTCATCCTTGCCAGACAACGCCATTGACCACTTCGTCAAGCAAGCAAAGGAAAACGgtgttgatattttcagAGTTTTCGATGCTTTGAACGATTTGGAACAATTGAAGGTCGGTGTCGATGCCGTCAAGAAAGCCGGCGGTGTAGTCGAGGCTACCGTCTGTTACTCTGGTGATATGCTGCAACCAGGTAAGAAGTACAACTTGGACTATTACTTGGAAGTCACTGGTAAGATTGTCGAGATGGGTACTCACATCTTGGGTATTAAAGATATGGCTGGTACCATGAAACCTTCAGCAGCTAGATTGCTCATTGGCTCCATTAGAGCTAAGTACCCAGATCTGCCAATCCACGTTCACACTCACGATTCCGCTGGTACTGCTGTCGCCTCCATGGCTGCTTGTGCCTTGGCAGGtgctgatgttgttgatgtGGCAACCAACTCCATGTCGGGTTTAACTTCTCAACCATCCATGAACGCTTTGTTGGCCTCTCTAGATGGTCAAATCAACACCAACATTGACGTTCAACACACTCGTGAGTTGGATGCTTACTGGGCTGAGATGAGATTGCTATACTCTTGTTTCGAAGCAGACTTAAAGGGTCCGGACCCAGAAGTTTACGAGCATGAAATTCCAGGtggtcaattgaccaaCTTGTTATTCCAAGCCCAGCAATTAGGTTTAGGTGAGAAATGGGCTGAAACCAAGAGAGCTTACAAAGAGGCAAACTACTTGCTAGGtgatttggtcaaagttACCCCAACTTCTAAGGTCGTTGGTGACTTGGCACAATTCATGGTCAGTAACAAATTGACTTCCGGCGACGTCAAGAGACTAGCTAGCTCTCTAGATTTCCCAGATTCTGTCATGGATTTCTTCGAAGGTTTGATTGGTCAACCTTACGGTGGCTTCCCAGAGCCATTGAGAACAGATATCttaaagaacaagagaagaaagttgaCTTGCCGTCCAGGTCTAGAGTTGGCTCCTTtcgatttggaaaagatcagAGAGGACTTACAGGACAGATTTGGTGACATAGATGAATGTGACGTTGCTTCTTACAACATGTATCCAAAGGTTTACGAAGATTTCCACAAGATCAAGGAGCGTTACGGTGACCTATCGGTTTTGCCAACCAAGAACTTCCTATCACCTCCTAAGattggtgaagaaattgaagttacGATCGAAAAGGGTAAGACTTTGATTATCAAGCACCAAGCCGTTGGCgatttgaacaaggaaaCCGGTGTCAGAGAGGTTTACTTCGAATTGAACGGTGAACTAAGAAAGATCCCAGTCGTTGACAAATCACAGAAGGTCGAAAGTGTCGCTAAGCCAAAGGCTGACGGTCACGATCCACTACAGGTCGGAGCTCCGATGGCTGGTGTCATCGTGGAAGTCAAAGTGCATAAGGGCTCCTTGGTTAAGAAGGGTGAACCTGTTGCAGTCTTGAGTGCCATGAAGATGGAGATGGTTATCTCTGCTCAAGCCGACGGTCAAGTCAAGGAAGTCTACATTAACGATGGTGACAACGTTGACGCTTCTGATCTACTGGTGGTTTTGGAAGAGGCTGTCCCAGCTGAAAACTAG